The following coding sequences lie in one Rutidosis leptorrhynchoides isolate AG116_Rl617_1_P2 chromosome 4, CSIRO_AGI_Rlap_v1, whole genome shotgun sequence genomic window:
- the LOC139840649 gene encoding FBD-associated F-box protein At3g52670-like, protein METEGCDRLSSLPDDLINEILSYNDTKHAIKTSILSRRWKNTWKSIKHLSLSSDDVTSLPKFSECVTRVLSSRNNETDLSSVRFSFRGEVSQSLVGSIMDYAFSHNVQKMTIMSLRGRKIEFPASLFISETLKDLSLIGSYGYIKITLSTWNLVGLTTMHLHHVIFSTTTENPDECGGFFSTCPNLKNLTLTYCLINGSNDFTLSHSQLSNLRIENGEWYPVVVNVVTPQLKDLIVVNCRGEVMVSAPELSSLTYECHPDEAHAPKIIDFFQQCRNVQFLMLGLEIVEVLASNVQLVSYLPSPFVKLKCFKIYPTDLRSEEVGQKKINMPTEVKNYLLHASPTATVTIVSRQEVQVLQNAELAQKLMSELQMLVEHEKVSCETFRRTHTDVDVSKEPVRMSCIPEFWNEQFVEIIQCEDTIGEIMLMLAHIQDLLKLLPASSEKDKIETRYPSLHAEASCVIKLLFTNISALNSAFLNLMSHHMRL, encoded by the exons ATGGAGACAGAAGGGTGCGATAGACTAAGCAGCTTGCCAGACGATCTCATTAACGAAATCCTCTCCTATAACGATACCAAACATGCTATCAAAACTAGTATTTTGTCACGTAGATGGAAGAATACATGGAAGTCAATTAAACATCTATCTTTATCTAGTGATGATGTTACTTCATTACCCAAATTCTCAGAGTGTGTTACTCGTGTTTTGTCTTCCCGCAACAATGAAACAGATTTGTCGTCTGTTAGATTTAGTTTCCGTGGAGAAGTTAGTCAATCATTGGTCGGATCGATTATGGATTATGCGTTTTCGCACAATGTTCAAAAGATGACTATTATGTCTTTGCGCGGAAGGAAGATCGAATTCCCTGCTTCTCTTTTTATTTCCGAGACTCTCAAAGATCTCAGTTTGATTGGATCTTATGGTTACATCAAGATCACATTATCAACTTGGAACTTAGTAGGTTTAACAACGATgcatcttcatcatgtcattttcagTACTACTACTGAAAATCCCGATGAATGTGGTGGGTTTTTTTCTACTTGCCCAAACCTGAAGAATCTTACTCTAACTTACTGTCTAATAAATGGTTCGAATGATTTCACCCTTTCTCATTCTCAACTTTCTAATCTTAGGATTGAGAATGGAGAATGGTATCCTGTTGTTGTTAATGTGGTTACACCTCAACTGAAGGATCTGATTGTTGTAAATTGCCGAGGGGAAGTTATGGTTTCAGCACCTGAATTATCCTCATTGACGTATGAATGTCATCCGGATGAGGCACATGCTCCTAAAATCATTGACTTTTTTCAACAATGCCGCAACGTCCAATTTCTTATGCTTGGATTGGAAATTGTGGAG GTTCTTGCATCAAATGTGCAGCTAGTCTCATATCTACCTTCTCCATTTGTTAAGTTGAAGTGTTTCAAGATTTATCCGACAGACTTACGCTCGGAGGAGGTAGGACAAAAGAAAATAAACATGCCTACCGAAGTAAAAAACTATCTGCTACATGCTTCTCCAACTGCCACTGTCACGATAGTTTCACGTCAG GAGGTGCAAGTACTGCAGAATGCAGAATTAGCACAAAAATTAATGTCTGAGTTGCAGATGCTGGTAGAGCATGAGAAAGTTAGTTGTGAGACCTTTAGAAGAACTCATACAGATGTTGATGTGAGTAAAGAACCTGTCAGGATGTCATGTATCCCTGAGTTTTGGAATGAACAGTTTGTGGAGATCATTCAATGTGAAGATACGATTGGTGAAATTATGTTAATGTTGGCTCATATTCAAGACTTGCTCAAGTTGCTTCCAGCATCATCGGAGAAGGACAAGATTGAAACACGATATCCTAGCTTACATGCAGAGGCCTCGTGTGTTATTAAATTATTATTCACAAACATCAGTGCATTAAACTCTGCCTTTTTAAATTTGATGTCGCATCACATGAGGTTGTGA